The genomic stretch CACTCGCTCACATGTAATCGGTAGTGGGTTCTGAACCTGGCATCTAACTCTTTCGGCAGATTCCAGAGACTCACGGGCGCCCTCCAGGTCTAAACAAGAGAGGTCTGACAAGTCATACGAAGAACCCAACGGATCAAACATGGATACAGACCCAGTCTCCTGCAATATGGCCTCAGCGTTTTACGAGATTATGAGAGACTCTGGACTCCAAAGACAGCTCGAACATGGTTGGGGAAATTCCTACGCACATGACGGCGCGGCAGATTCCGCATCATCACCCACTTCTGATTTCGGTGACGCCAGTCGATCCGACCAATCCCGGTCTCGGCAAAGTTCAAAGGTTTCATCTCCATTGGGATCTCGCAGAGTGGCCCAAAGACGAGATGGGAAGCGCCTCAAAAGCCCCAAGTCGAAGACATCCGGAGGCAGTCAAgtcaaggaagaagatgaagaagagagtatGGAAGATATTCAGCCCATGCCAGAATCCGGTAACCCATACTCTCTGAAATATGATGCTCAGGCTGCAGCAACTGGCGAGGATCATCGGACCTCTGGATATAAGCTGAACAGAGAAGACTACGCAGACCGTGAATATCTGAGAGGGCTGGACTCAGAGCTGGATACTCTTAGAAAGCACTTGCTCCAGCGCGCCAATCCTCCCAGATCATTTCCGTAACGGTCCCCCTCGCCACCTTTGGATATGACGGGGAGTGCGCGCACCGAAAAGAGTGATACCAGATACATTGTTATATCACAAGCATTAACAGCAAGCCTTTGCTTTtacactaagaaaaaaattaacgGGGCGCTCAGGAGTTTATGGATTTGGTTTACCAGCTGTGGAAGGGGACCTACGATAGGAAGTTGATTGCACATAGACCATCTTAGCCACCGAGAGTGAGGTAGTAGCAATGAAACTTTTTTCGGATCTTTCCTTTTCATGATTATTTGCTCTAGGTTTCGCACGAGCGGGCTGTTAGCGATTGGCAACAAAGTGAAAGAATTGGGCCACTTGCATGTGCATGATATGGCTGAATGGGCTCGCCGGCCGGCTGGCTTCATGCAGAGTTCTGGTCGAGGCATAGCATCGGCCGAGAGGGGCGGCTATCACATCGGCCGCTCCTTGTTCCCCGAGATGTGTGGCGTATGGCCCTCCCTGCGGAGGACGGTTTCGACATTGTTTGGCCGAAAGCCCAAAGGCGGGTACATTGGGGAAAGTTACCAGCAGAACTGGAGATGAGGGCTGAACACAGCGTAGCAATGGAGGCAGCGACAAGACAGTTCCGACGTGCGGAATCGGAAGTTTTGGACAATTTTCTCCGCCGCGAAGtgagtacttgtacatgctgtTGTATGTGCCAAGGTAGTAGTGGCAGGGCTTTAATATATCTAATGGTCCAGATGCGTGCAAGAGCGGCTCGGCGGAGTATCAGCCGCTTGTTTATCAGTGACGAGCAAGTAGATTTACATGTTTCTGCCGTAGCTATATGCATGTTGGGTGTGGGATGCTGCATCTACAGCGGGGGAACACAGCTCGGCCGGGTTGTGGCGTTTGCGGACGGCTTCATGACTGGTCCATTCGCGTGTACGTGTAGCCTTCATCTGCTGGTTAGGTACATGTGTGCATGCAGGCTGTATGCAAGGGAGAATGGATGTGTGTGTGATG from Trichoderma atroviride chromosome 3, complete sequence encodes the following:
- a CDS encoding uncharacterized protein (EggNog:ENOG41); the protein is MDSRDSRAPSRSKQERSDKSYEEPNGSNMDTDPVSCNMASAFYEIMRDSGLQRQLEHGWGNSYAHDGAADSASSPTSDFGDASRSDQSRSRQSSKVSSPLGSRRVAQRRDGKRLKSPKSKTSGGSQVKEEDEEESMEDIQPMPESGNPYSLKYDAQAAATGEDHRTSGYKLNREDYADREYLRGLDSELDTLRKHLLQRANPPRSFP